A window of Limanda limanda chromosome 4, fLimLim1.1, whole genome shotgun sequence genomic DNA:
GCTGCTTTAAGCTGCAGGGTTTTTTAGGGTTGTGAGGGGAAAATCTCCCAACAATAAGCTCTTTCTGAAGCCATGTTTTTAGCCCCCAGTTAGACGATACAAAGCAGCCTTTGGTTTAAATAAAGTGAGACAAATCCGCCACCGCTAGCTTAATGAGGTGACAAACCATCGACATGCGGCCGTAAGTGAGGACCTTTAGCTATTACAAACCTACCTCTGTGTTAACGCTCCAGAGATCTGCGGACGAGGGTAGATGTccataatgcacacacacacacacactgatgacattacaatgacttacattgatttccttgGAGCTTAATCTGACCCCAACCATTAATTTGTGCATTAACCTTAAATTTAACATGAACCTAAatctaaccttaaaacatgtccgCATCCTTAAAACTAATAATTTACATTACGaggacttgctttttgtccatatgaggaagacaagtccccacaAAGTCCCCACAATGTTCCTGTGTAAAAcaatttaggtccccacaacatgagtaatacctggaccacacacacacacacccccacacacacactggcctaCTGTCCTGATTTCACAGGTATATAACCTGTACAGTGCTATGACAGATTTTCCTAAAACATCATGTTTGGGTCTAAAGAACAGACCCTCCCACTCAGGTTGGGACTTGAAGGACCCTCCTGTGTGAATCAGCTGCTGATTCATGTTAACAGGGGTGGGTCAGTGGGGGGGCAACACAACAAAACCCCAGGATGCCGCCGTTTTATTCACTGAGACAGTTTATTACCTTGTAGTGACGCAAAAGGACTTTGATGATCCAAACATTGGGACAGTTTCCTGTGTGCATGCTCGCAGCTCAACTCTAGGGCTGCCGATGCCTGTTGGTTCATCAGCTGCTTTGTTtcagactgaaatatcacaaCAACTATTCATTGTTTTCCAATGAATTTCTCTGAAGAGCTTCATGGTTCCTAGATGATGAACCCGTCTGACTCTGGTCATCCCAACTGTTCCTTTAGTTTCACCAGTAGGTGGACATGTGCGTTCCTGAATCACATCAGGTTGATGTTCATGTCATCAGACTACATGTACAAACATATTGAGCCTTTTTGAGTATGCTAGTAGAAAGAaccttaaaaaaattaaaactctACTTAACATGAGGACATAGCTcgttatttttagtttttcttatttcttttacCCAATGTTTTTTAGATTGGGTGAATCAAGGTGGTGGACTTAACATAAAGCTGCTCATTCCAGTCACACATGATAAAATGATGCTGAAGCATTTGTTTTTAGCTCTGTGATAGTTGTGTTTAGGGCTGAGCAATATGACCAATaaatatgtcaaaataaaaatgttcatttcaGTAATTATCATGGAAAACGTcacattatcatttttttttacatttaaagtcTGGTatctgctcctgagtgaaggttgtgctTTTAAtctctttatgagcagagaataacaaacagcaaaacattttgcaaatctgaggtagatccATGTAGTGtttctcctcactgtgctgccaCCGTGCACATATACaaatttaatgaataaatattggACATTTTAATGTTGACTCTTATTTTAAAATcctgttgttttattgcccTGCCCTATgttaatttaaatcaaatgaattgTCATATAAATCTGTAGATGTGAATGCATAAATGTTATATGACCTTATGAAATTAAGTCCCAGTTCACAAGGGTGGTTGATTCTTAACGCTGATAGTCACTTCTTCTGACTCACACACTTTCTATCTCCTGGAAAGCCACAAGAGTTAATAGCTGACAACAAACCCAGTCAAAAAATGGACATTATAAATGTCAGCGACCTCCCACTAGTTTATTGAGTCTAATTGTTCCATGACACATAACATTGATGGTCACCTTTGATACAACAttgtccaaaacacacacacacacacctgctgcagctcaatgTTCCTTTTACTGTCAGTCTCTACTATGCTGATGTCGGCTGTTCAGAGGTCCTCAGGAGTCTtattctgcagtgtgtgtgtgtgtgtgtgtgtgtgtgcgtgcgtgcgtgcgtgcgtgcgtgcgtgagtgagtgagtgagtgtgggtGGGTCGTGGAGCTCAGCAGGATCCTGACCAGCTGTCACCAGGAGCCAGGCCCTCAGCAGGAGGCTGTGACTGTAGAAACACTGAGGTAATGTTCTGCCCCACAGACCACACCCGGAGAACCATTAGCAGAGGAAAGatactttgtttttctttctgataTTGCAACTCGCTACAATCCGACTTACTAAATCTAAAATGGCGTACTGTCACCAAAAGTGTGTAAGGCCTCAGCAGGTGAGGAGTTCACAGTCTGGCCTGTCTGTGAACATTTAACTAGTAGAGACAATCACAAAATGTACTTCAAATGTCTCTAAATTCGTTTTTGGCCTATGGCTAAAAAAACACATActattttaatgtgtaatgaCTCCCAATTCATTGCAAATTGAAAGAGAAGTTGACAATCTCATGGAAACCCCCACAGACCAGACTTTCCCCAAATATTTTGATTTCTTCACTTGAGGAACAGAGAGTGATTTTGACAGCTGCAGAGAATCTTTAAGACGGCAGGAGTTGATATCATGATGAGCTTTTAATGAATATGATTATTTCatcaggaggtggagagaaataGACACATTATAACTGACGGCACTTGAGGatcatgttgctgctgcttttctttcagcGTCGACATGAAAATCAGTCCTGCAGAACTGTCTTATAAATTACACTCCTCTCTTCTAATGATCTGTCAATCAGTTCAGCTCGAAAGAAGAAATTCAATCAATGGTTTGCTGAGTGGTGAATACATGACTCATGAAAGTATTTTAATTAGTGATCAGGTCTCACATTCATGCCTGTTAGTAGTGGAAGACAGGATTCGCTTGATTATTTTCATGAATTAATTTGTTAGATTTAAAGGAATGAATAAAAAGGCTTGATGAATCGTTAGACATTTAATCTACAGGGATTatgacagacaaaaacaaagaggttcCACTTAATGAAGCTACATCTTTTGTCTTGTGCTCCGACTTGTATCCCACAAATGCACAAATTCATTGAATTCCCCCactttttccatttatttattacaaTTAATTCAATGTCATCTATCATTTTCCATGTGTCATCTATtccatttttccattttaaaacaaGTCCAGTATGTGACTATTCTTTAGAACCGAATAAGTCCTGAAGGTGGGGCAGGAGGagcaagggagggaggggggttcAAAGCAGAGGACGGGTTTGTAGGTGGAAAGGAAGGAAGGGTGGAGGAAGTGAGGTCTTCCCAGGAGATTTATCATAATAAACTATGTGAGATTAAATTTGTTCTGCATTCAtcagtttctcctctttcttgcTTATTCGGGAAGCGTCGTCATTGACGCAAACTATTCAACGTCCTCGCTGTCTTCTCCGTCCATTAGCAAAGCAGCGTACTTACTGGCTGAGCTGAATttctgaaagagaaacaaagaacCTGGATCAGAAAAGTATGTTTGTTGGACAGTAGTGGCCAATACATGTTGTGTTCTTGAGGAGCATGAAACAACACTATGGTGGCGCCCAACTAAATTGAATGTTGGGGATTGCTGCGTATGCAAATTAGGGTGTAAATAAATATGGCAAATTTAGATATTGAATTTTTATTAGATGTCATTATCAAAGCCTTATGAAAAAAGGGTTGATATTCTACAGTGCAACCATAAACTATTGAAAATCTCtataaaacccaaacacaactaaatatacagaacttgaattaaaaatgtttgttaaagGTCCAGCGTGTATGATTtaagtgaaagggatctattggcagaaattgattATAAagtaatcctagtgatgttttcactagtgtttcatctaaattgtacaaattgtttcTTTAGCCTATAATGGGacctttatattcaaatactttatatttacatcgggagcgggtACTCTGTGGAAGCCATTGTGTTTTTCTCTAGAAAAACTTGaaacttaacaccttttgagtttttatgacaactgaaggctaccacaggtctccctcatgtttggaagggaggatgaggggtaatcagctgcaacatgaaactccAGCACTAGATGTCAcaacattctacacactgaacctttaaataagctttaaacataaatgcacatcttttaTGCATTTCTTATCGAAAATTAAAGTTTTGATATcagcaaaaacaaatgcaaatactGATGTGTCTTTGAAAGGCTCATGTCCAGGGATTTGAATTGACCAACTGATAAATCGGGCCGGGTAAACGATTTTATGAGGGTGGGCTTCTTATCTAGTTCACAGGAGgatattttttctaaaatctaCAGTGTACAAGGGAGAGACTCAAGGCATCGTGGACACTCTCAACTGACGGTGGTGGGGGGGTATTTCAGTCAGATTTTGGTGTCACTCAGGTAAGGACTTACAGGGGTTGGGGCTCCTTCGTATCTCTTTGGCTCTGGAGGTGGTCTGGAGTCTCGGTCTCTTCTGTTATCCTTTCTACAATCAGAACGAACACTAATGTTAACTTATTGGATGGGCCAGACAAGGGAAAGTTTTCCCTTTCTGAGAATCCTCAATCCAGCAGTTAAAAAAGACTACGCTTATTTTCATGATCTGAACATTATCATGACGAAGGGCAAAATTCTGAAATGTTACTGCTGAGGTTTCCTGCACTACACCAAGGGGATTGTAACTATTTggtgtaaaaaggaaaaacattaaacatgcTTATGTCCTTGTTTCCCTAGTGGCCACAATACCAGGAACAATTCATGCATCAGCAGTTACAGAACTGAGCAACGGCCACTCTTTACAGATGCCCAGTGAATGTCCTCCCTGCCCTCAGTGATCAGGAGTTGCCAAGCTTTGAATGGCTGACCTGTCTGCCTCCTTTCTTGGGTCTCTGTTTGGCCCCTGTCCATGGCCCCGCCCTGCTTCAGGCCCTGCAGGCCCCCCTCTTGCCCGCGGGGGCCCCCGGTCCCGACGCACACCGTCAGCCTTGTTCTCATCTTAAAGGAGAAGCCAGACATGTAAGTAAAGGGAAGTTGTTGGACTTGATATAGTCGACTATACCTCACACCACACTGCAGTCAAAAGCCACTGGGTTGGATTCAAAAGTTGTTAGTCACTGGTGAGGTCCACCACTGCTTGAATGCAAGTGGAGTCTGTGCGACAGAAGATGATTCTCGGAAATTTGATACTGGCTCACGCTATACCAGAGATTTCCAAACAATTGGTTAAAGAAAGACCAGTTCTGATACATCAATGCAGATAATGGACCTTCTGCATAATTCTAGACCAGATATCGTTTATGTTTAAGTCAGAATTATGGTAGATTTGCATATGGTGCATATTTAGTACCATACTCATCACTTCAGATTTTCCCATGACAACAGACTAATGTTCTGCATATTTTAGTGCGCCCCTTTACACTGAGGTGGAAGATGATCCTGTGACCTGCTCTTTACTCAATGACAGTTTGTTCAGTGTGAAATGTAATTATAACAGCTGCTCTAACACCTGATGCGGAGGAGCTTGACTTTGTGAAAAAAGACTGAAAATCTCTGATGCAACTTATCACTTGAAATGTATAATGAGGATTGAGGCTGTTAAATATTCAACTTTACAAGTTAGAttcctgtcacctcctctgGACCACAGGAGTTTTAACGCCACCTTCATTTCTGCGTTTCAGGGTGAATGATCATGAAAAGAAGTGAGTGAGAAAAGGTCCTAATGAGAGAAATTCAATCTGGTGCAGCCACACTCAACTGGAGCAAAGTGCTCAATCATCAAGGAAAAGAAACGAGGACACTGCGTAGATTGTGGACAACAGTCCCAAATGCAATTTTATATATGGGCAAtcagatgtttaaaaaaaaaaattacactttCAGATACAATCTACACAGGTTGAGTAGAGAACGTTTTAGGTTAGGCGTGGAGCTGTAGAAATAGCGGTGCCAGTTTTTGCGCATGCCAAAACATTGgtttaatatctcaaaaacgATTGTATGGGCTGCTGTGTCATTTGTCACTGAGCCAAATAAAAGGTCAAACATTTCCACTCATCCAACACTTCATGACAGAACGTCGCTAAAATCCATAATAGACTTCCCATCAGCTCTAAAATCGGATGTTTAATATGCTCACATTACAATGTCACCATACTACACATTGTTAGCATGAAAACATCAACAGCTGTGGACATGCATGCTGTCATGAGCTTTTAATCTCAAAGAACTGCAGAGGCTAATGAGAAGAGTCTGAGACGTCCTAAAAAGGCCACCGTACACAGAATATACTGTTTTGATAAACATAACATGGCTTTTCCACTAGTGTCAAATTGTTTTGCCGAATTGGtggtgagaataaaaaaaaacagcaattttGTGTGATGCCCCTTACAGTATCGCAGGCTGACATATTGTCTTGATCAAATTTAAAGTCCCATTATCTCATAGCTTTGCAGATGTatgcaagtgtttgtgtttacagaaaTATCTTCcctcctcagcttcctgtgtttttgttgagtcCTTTTATAGTTGCACTGTCTCTTGGTTGTTCAATTGCATTCAAGCTTAATGTGGGGTTTGGTTAGGGTGAAATTCCACTGTGCCTAGCACTCATCAGTCGTCCTTACCCTTTCCAGATTCTCTTTCATCCGCAGAACTTGAGGAGCTTTAAAAAGAAAGTGAGGACAATCAGAAAGAGGAATTAGGACACTTATAGCCTGTGACAGAAAATTTGTGTGGGTGAAAACATTTAGCTTTTTAGATCAAAGTTTCTGTTCCCAGCTCTATTCTCACCTGAGCTTGGGAGGAGTTGATCCACTTGGGGAgacaggagagactggaggtcGTCCTTCCCCCTCACTAGAGCCTGTGTTGACTCTCTTGGCCCAGGCGTTCTCCTTGGGAGGAGGTGCAGGCATCACCTTCAGGGGCTCCTTGGAGGAGGTTGTAGAGGGGGGTTGTGAGGGTGGCACAGGGGAGGAGGGTTCAGCTTCTCTCCCACTGAAAACCTCATTCTCACCGGAGCGATCATTATCTCCACACCGAGACCCTGATAGTAGAAAGAAAGGGACACAATTTTAAGTTGGGACAGACAGAATAAAAGTCGAAAACAGGACACAATCATGTGTAATTGCAAAACAGTCTCTTCCTGTTTACAAGTGAAATACAGATTGCTAAAAGAAAGCTATACAAAAATGAAATTTAGAGTTATCTTACCCCTTCCAGAGGTGCTTCCTGGCTGTGAAGACTCACTTGCTGTGCGAGATCGCTCAGTATGAGTTTCCTCAGTGCGCCAGCTTGGGTCtctgaaaacaatgaaaaaggaagtttttaaaaaagcaccATGAAAGATATCTgcaatttcttttttatatactttgtttttaaaaccatCCATGTCATTCCCTGACCTGTCTCGCATCTTCCCCGGTCCCCGGCCTCTGTCGTCTTCCAGCTGCCTCTGCAGTcgttcttcctccttcttcagCCTCTCCTCTACCTCCCTTTCCTTAGAAGCTGTGTCAACAGGCTTGGCAGCGCCAAAGATGGATGAGGACCTGCTGCCGGAGCTTGGAGCAGCAGCGGGGGGagtaccaccaccaccaccaccaccaccaccaccaccaccaccaccaccaccagcagcagcagcagcagcagcctcctcttgCACACTGCGGGGCTTAAGGTTCAGCTTGGGTCTCTGCACAGGAGCTAGAGTGGGCACAGCACAGGattattatagtttttttttttcaagaatatAAAAATTGGATATGTGGCAACTATAATGCTAAAGCTAACACCAACACTGAACTCTTACCTCTGTCGTCCTGCCTCTCCTCCCGTTTCTCATACTTGTCATCACGGTCGCCATAGCGATCCTTGCTCCCATAGCGATCACCGCTACCCCGATTATCATCATAGTCACGGCGGTAGCCGGTGCCAAAGGCACGACGACTACCTCCACTGCCACCACTAGAGTCAAAACCTGACAGGATGGAAAGGACACAAGGAACTTGAAAAGATGAGAAAAGGAAATGCTGCCAAAAGCACGATTAAGATTGCAGCTAAACAATCCGGAGGTCGGTTTAATCAATTATTCCATTAGGGTGGGaatgcattgttttttttttaaactcttttacatatttctttagattttaaaaaagaCAGCAACCAAAGAAATGCACGACTACTCACCACCTCTGTCGTAATCTCTGCGGTCCCGGTCGTCATAACGATCTCGGTAGCggtctcttcctccttcaaAAGCACTACCACCGTCACGTCGTGGTCCATCTCTGAAACGATCAGACTCGTAACGGTCCCGTGATCctgcaaaacaataaaatggaagaaaaatatCAATCACATATCCTTTTCCAATGAACTGCCAATTACCTCAATGGCCTGACGTAATATATCTACAATCTGGTTAGACTGGAATTAACTTCTATTAACTTCTATCCAAAACTGCATCTACATAATTATTAGAAATGAAAAAGGTAAAGTTGAAgcacaaacaaaaccatttcCAACTCACTCTCTCCAAAGGCATCACTCTTGGGAGGTCCAAAATCATTATCTCTCTTGGGGGGGCCAAAATCATTATCTCTCTTGGGGGGTCCAAAGGAATCATCTCTCTTGGGGGGTCCATCATCATCGGAACTTGGCCGAGCCCTCCAGTCAGTGTCCGTCTTATCGGGACCCAGGTCTGACATCCGTCCACCCCTGTCTCTGCCTCCCAtaccactgtctctctctgaagtACGAAAAGGGGACATCAAGTTTAATTATAGAATATGTAGTCTGATGTGTGTACTTCTATTCGATCAATTACTCCAAAGAAAAGGAGGAGCCCTGCAGCATCCAAAGGACAGAAAAAGCCACACAAATATAAGTTAGCATGTACCTTTATCATTCGACTGGTCTGCAATATCCACACGAATCCTTCGGTTGCCCAAGTTCTGTTGATCAGATAAAGGAAACAAATTGTTTTTCGATTCTTTGATTACACttttttgaagaagaaaaactgaCTCATCTAAAAGTATAAATTATGAAACTATACAATTGTAATGCAATACAGCTAAAAAAATACTACTCTAAGATTTTATTGTGTAATTAAATTATGGGAAACTTGTACAGACATGACAAAAGTAAAATCAAAATGCAGAGACTTGAAATCATTTTTTGCTGCATCATCTCACCTCCTCATTGAGACTGAGGGCCCTCAAGAGGGAATCCACATCGTCAAATTCAGCATAACCAAAGCCCTTCAGCCTCTCTGGGTTACTGGGCTCTCGAGGCAGACGCACTGCACTGATCTGAAGATGAAGACAGAATAAGAAAACAGAATGTGCTGATCTGGACTCAGCACTGTACAGTTCACTGCTACATATCCAGGATATCTCAAGAGCACTATGAGGATACAAAATCTGGAAGAGATGGGCTGACTTAGGGATGGAGGACATTCCAAAGTCCTGTGTTCAATTTCTGTCATTCCCATAGATAAGAAGGGGTCAGGTCATTTAAGATCAGATGAGCTCAGTTATTAAGTCACTAATTTTTAAGCAATATGTCCTGAGATATGATGAGCCACCTGCAGACGAGACAGAAGTAATATAGGTAATATTTTATCTAAAAACTGGATGTTTTATGGATACTCAGACCGTTTGGCTGTTGCTATAAAAGGACACTGATCACCTTGGCCTTTGGAGGCTCTGTTATCtgtgaaaaaactatttttccTTAACATTCCTGGCTAAATGGGGAAAATGGTAATTGTTACTAGATGTTATTTTTCAGGTTACAGGTGCTATATGGCACAATAGAGACTAACTGAAACTGTCTCTTGTGTTTTCCTGACTGTGCTGCCTTgcaaaacaaagagaagcagtAACTGTTACCACCAAGTGCTATCTGTTATAGCCTGCACACTGCATGCGTTTGTTACACCTACTGCCAAGCCGCGGAAGAAATCTTTGATGGACTCTTCGGAGACTTCATAGGGCAGGTTGCCCAGGAAGGCTGTGTACGGCGGGCTACGGGGCAGTCGAGACCGGTCGACGTTGGGTTCGCGAGCTGAGCGAGGTGCTGTGGGCAGGGCGGAGCGGTCAATTGCCGATGACCGGTATGACTCTTCCTCTGTGTGCCACGAAgtcgagactggagagaaaaacCAGTGTCACACAAGGCATAACAagcaattattttcattatcaaatAATCTTTATAATAGTTTGATAAATCACTCCTTAAATATTTGAGAATTACGACAAAAACAACTTTGTAGGATGCAAGCAAGTCCCACAAGCAACCGCAGAAagcaaaagtgaaaaaaaaaaaaatcactgaatGTGTCAAAAAACTAGTACGAGATTGATAATATGGGGTTTTGGTGATGTAACTTCTAGGCAACCAATCTATAACATCAAACTGCCAACCCAAATCTGCACAAAAGTATGAGTGAATtccttaaaaaacaacaacattgagTTTCAGTTGACATATGGAGCTCAACTGTAATCAAATTATTACCAACTCTGGCTGAACTTGTTAGACTCAAGTTtaacattgaaaaaaacagaacagcCGACGGGAAAGTTTAACAGTGACATCACTTGAATCTAACCAGTCTTCATCAACATGTATTTCAGGTAGTGGTGGACATGAAACACAAGTATCACCCTTATATCAGCAGAGACTCTGATGTGTTGTCATACCTAAACTGAAATTGTGGAGTTTAGCTAGTTGCACTGCATTCCCCTCTATTCCACCTGACATCTATTTTACTGCTCTACGCCTAAGGGCGaacagacactttttttttttattcagtcaaATGTTACACTATATAGAGTATTTCACTCACCATCTCCTTCCAGGTCGTCAGTCTCATCAGCCCAGCTAGTTGACTTTGCCGGGTAGCTGGGCGGCGCAGGGTTGTTATTGCCTCCGCTGTTGTCCTCTGCCAGGAAGTCAGTCAGAGTGAGGGTCTTCCccttcttattcttcttcttagCTAAGGGGTGACGAACAGACACATTATGGTCAACCATGATGAACGATGCCAAGTGATGGATTTTTTTATGATCCCTTCACTGTCTTGTAGTAGTGATGTGTCGAACAActatgattatttatttaaagattcaattggaaaaataaagattcctttgatctttgaccactgacacagtccctgcaggagtggagtttttttatttacggCTCAGCATTAAGGGATTCGTGGTCCATTGATATCCCcgatacagaacattgtgttttaatggcgtgtaatcaaactttgacgccacggtcacaccgtgtaacgaaaaaatgtatcttgccgttagtttgtatctccatcttgttgtgatgacactcatctcaatttgaagttgatctgatgtaagccctgggacaagtacctcaaagtaaaaatgtggaatatggcaaatggccactaaatacaaaatagcaggcttcctgttgcgtttttcccattgcacttaaagacttttttgtttgtctggtcatgatacacccgtgtgtcgatttttgtgaagatcggtcaatgtgaacatgttccaggggtctcggggggcaccgttgagccattttgcgacgcccattgaaaattcctccagaatacgtacattttcaccactttcagcaaattttggtaagaatttgagcatgtttaaGCCCTcaaaaaagccaattcattaccaggaaaaataataatccttacaatttcaatagggcctcacgtctgtcggTGCCTTTCAGTACTTGGGCCCTAAATAGACAATAATGCTGTGAAATGCAACACAAAAACAGTCTTAGTTTAAAAAGActtgtgtgtgtccactgttGTTGACAGCACCATCTCTACAACAAACAAGATGTAGTCCAGCCAAGCCAGATAAGGAGACTGCAGAGTGTATGCGATAACAAACAGACTTATTCCTCTGGTGGAAAGCACAACACACAAGGAGTGGTCTGCACATCCAACTGACAGCGTGCAGGCCCCCCCGAGAAGGCTCATCTCTGTTCAGCTTCAGGAGGAAAGTTGTGTTATCTTATAACTACAAGGATGAATGGATGTGTTCTAAAATAAATCCTGTATAAACTGCACAACATTCCTCATGGTGTGCATTTGAATGATAATCTGTTGTTAGGTGGTCCCTAACAACAGTTTATGTAGGATTGCTGCTATTTattttataacacacacacctcatagACCAGCCCTAGTTTGTTTTAATCTGAGGCAGAACAAGGAGGGGAGCTATACAGATGGCTGTGAGCTTTATTCTGAAAATCCAAGCTGTCAGGACATTTTATATACGTCGTTAAAAAACCTGCACGCACACAGGGAGCAGCACAAAGTGTTCCTGAGAAAATAATGCGAAGTCATTGCTTACATTAAACACAGGCCTAGCTACCCGGCCTCGACTGCGAGCAGATGAACGAAAAACAAGCCCTGTGTAGCATCCTTCTTGGTGCTACGCTAACATGCAGCATTAGCCCGTTGGAAGCTGCGTAACGTTCACTTTAGGGAGTTGCAGATAAAGCAACATGGGCTGCTAGCTTAATGTTTGGGCTAACCAAACTGGATGAGTGCTTGCTGTGTGCAGAGGTCGCTTTTGTCTTTATGTGGGCTTAGTCAGCGAAGGACTGCTGACGGGGGAAGTATCCCTGATTAGCTAGCTAGGTTTTAGGGCCTAGTAGCGCACGATGCAGCGCCAGGCTCCAAGTGCGCCATCAGCGGGGCTACACGGGGCCGACCGGCCGGAGAGGAGGGCGAGCTCGGAGTAGTCGAACCACCAGGGGAGGTGTTTGGGAGTCGTCCCACACCGGGCCCAGGGGCCACATTTCACCCGCCACAGACGCGAGGAGAGCCGGGGCTGCACACGTGGGGAGCCTCCTCGGCAGCCCGGGTGCTCGGCTCGACCCCTCCTCCACACAACGCGCCTGCGCCCGGTGCCTTTCTGCTGTGAGCGCCACGGCGAGCTccgccacagacacacaatgtgcCAGCTctatacacacactaacacacatttCCTGACGTGTCACACGCTT
This region includes:
- the LOC133000424 gene encoding eukaryotic translation initiation factor 4B-like isoform X1, which gives rise to MAASAKKKNKKGKTLTLTDFLAEDNSGGNNNPAPPSYPAKSTSWADETDDLEGDVSTSWHTEEESYRSSAIDRSALPTAPRSAREPNVDRSRLPRSPPYTAFLGNLPYEVSEESIKDFFRGLAISAVRLPREPSNPERLKGFGYAEFDDVDSLLRALSLNEENLGNRRIRVDIADQSNDKERDSGMGGRDRGGRMSDLGPDKTDTDWRARPSSDDDGPPKRDDSFGPPKRDNDFGPPKRDNDFGPPKSDAFGERSRDRYESDRFRDGPRRDGGSAFEGGRDRYRDRYDDRDRRDYDRGGFDSSGGSGGSRRAFGTGYRRDYDDNRGSGDRYGSKDRYGDRDDKYEKREERQDDRAPVQRPKLNLKPRSVQEEAAAAAAAGGGGGGGGGGGGGGGGTPPAAAPSSGSRSSSIFGAAKPVDTASKEREVEERLKKEEERLQRQLEDDRGRGPGKMRDRDPSWRTEETHTERSRTASESSQPGSTSGRGSRCGDNDRSGENEVFSGREAEPSSPVPPSQPPSTTSSKEPLKVMPAPPPKENAWAKRVNTGSSEGEGRPPVSPVSPSGSTPPKLSSSSSADERESGKDENKADGVRRDRGPPRARGGPAGPEAGRGHGQGPNRDPRKEADRKDNRRDRDSRPPPEPKRYEGAPTPKFSSASKYAALLMDGEDSEDVE
- the LOC133000424 gene encoding eukaryotic translation initiation factor 4B-like isoform X2, encoding MAASAKKKNKKGKTLTLTDFLAEDNSGGNNNPAPPSYPAKSTSWADETDDLEGDVSTSWHTEEESYRSSAIDRSALPTAPRSAREPNVDRSRLPRSPPYTAFLGNLPYEVSEESIKDFFRGLAISAVRLPREPSNPERLKGFGYAEFDDVDSLLRALSLNEENLGNRRIRVDIADQSNDKERDSGMGGRDRGGRMSDLGPDKTDTDWRARPSSDDDGPPKRDDSFGPPKRDNDFGPPKRDNDFGPPKSDAFGERSRDRYESDRFRDGPRRDGGSAFEGGRDRYRDRYDDRDRRDYDRGGFDSSGGSGGSRRAFGTGYRRDYDDNRGSGDRYGSKDRYGDRDDKYEKREERQDDRAPVQRPKLNLKPRSVQEEAAAAAAAGGGGGGGGGGGGGGGGTPPAAAPSSGSRSSSIFGAAKPVDTASKEREVEERLKKEEERLQRQLEDDRGRGPGKMRDRDPSWRTEETHTERSRTASESSQPGSTSGRGSRCGDNDRSGENEVFSGREAEPSSPVPPSQPPSTTSSKEPLKVMPAPPPKENAWAKRVNTGSSEGEGRPPVSPVSPSGSTPPKLSSSSSADERESGKERITEETETPDHLQSQRDTKEPQPLNSAQPVSTLLC
- the LOC133000424 gene encoding eukaryotic translation initiation factor 4B-like isoform X3, which codes for MAASAKKKNKKGKTLTLTDFLAEDNSGGNNNPAPPSYPAKSTSWADETDDLEGDVSTSWHTEEESYRSSAIDRSALPTAPRSAREPNVDRSRLPRSPPYTAFLGNLPYEVSEESIKDFFRGLAISAVRLPREPSNPERLKGFGYAEFDDVDSLLRALSLNEENLGNRRIRVDIADQSNDKERDSGMGGRDRGGRMSDLGPDKTDTDWRARPSSDDDGPPKRDDSFGPPKRDNDFGPPKRDNDFGPPKSDAFGERSRDRYESDRFRDGPRRDGGSAFEGGRDRYRDRYDDRDRRDYDRGGFDSSGGSGGSRRAFGTGYRRDYDDNRGSGDRYGSKDRYGDRDDKYEKREERQDDRAPVQRPKLNLKPRSVQEEAAAAAAAGGGGGGGGGGGGGGGGTPPAAAPSSGSRSSSIFGAAKPVDTASKEREVEERLKKEEERLQRQLEDDRGRGPGKMRDRDPSWRTEETHTERSRTASESSQPGSTSGRGSRCGDNDRSGENEVFSGREAEPSSPVPPSQPPSTTSSKEPLKVMPAPPPKENAWAKRVNTGSSEGEGRPPVSPVSPSGSTPPKLSSSSSADERESGKEIQLSQ